From the genome of Blautia pseudococcoides, one region includes:
- a CDS encoding carbohydrate binding domain-containing protein, which produces MKKLKKLAVMAMLTIIAAGTGNMAVSADNGAEEPEFFLETDKAEYSGDESITETFRIQNTVQSSITGIKIQGSIPQGYKEDGEKTEGEKWNREIKEVKAGAEAEITVCLAKEKTKENQDPSVTEPPQKGKEPAKSVAPQGKGDAAKPGNKPFKNDSVKTGDSNQVSVWIVLVLVSLGVVAFCVKKKKGKGLLTFILIAAAAGSCLGGMETSVKAEERELAERTAEVTKRIWVNGEEMMLKAEIFYKVEKESENSTDLSLEGYTLKWEENFDGTELDRSNWNVELHNPGWVNAELQSYEDSAENIYVKDGELVLKAVKKVDESGDVSYTSGRINTQKKQDYKYGMFEAKIKVPEGKGFLPAFWMMPTDENLYGQWPKCGEIDIMEVLGDKTDTAHGTLHFGEPHTQDQGTYVLEEGDFSDEYHVFSCEWEPGKIRFYVDGKLYHTAQRWFSKKEGFGEVAYPAPYDQPFYMILNLAVGGSWVGYPDDSTAFDENAEMHVDYVRVYQKDSYDENVTKPDPEEVDLREPDASGNYCINGDFSSAEDLNDNKDWEFLLAGAGDAEAFITDNRICIKTKNPGDLDYSVQLVQAGLPIEYGKKYKFSFDAWAAQERTIFTGITAPDHNFGRYLQDTKAELKTEKSHYEYFFDMRSESDANGRIEFNLGNQGSAADVYITNVRLEQVGEAEVPDDKKTVLPDGNYVYNGAFQEGSSRMDYWEVQEGADAVVTNENNVRRLKVTAPVGTSADKPVLISQRELGMVGGTSYALSFTAEGDVNKHLGVQVAGESLEPARLIGQENNYTYKFTITEESRDRDLIFFIEEPGTFYLDNVRIVEDELIKNGSFDAGFAGYEFYKDQSADASAVVDSLKEANAADFTIGDTGDQAWKIQLKQNNVELEEGQWYRLTLDAKSSMERDIMFAIQRDGSADDNWDPYSGEKIVKLEQEYQSFRLEFQMTKPTDLRSILSISMGAVNGIRITEPHQIVIDNINLEKIDEPDEPDITPPVVPTPEEELIVQGDFSEDNGVWEKYIFDPEYGTMQITDGKFICEVKNPGTEEWHLQLKQHNLFLEKGAVYEVTMRIQSSASRTVKWALLSQSYEWYGGEELELTEEEEKQVCYTFTVDKESDPSIDFVLSMGKTGDIVPESVIEVDDISIIKK; this is translated from the coding sequence ATGAAAAAATTAAAAAAACTGGCAGTGATGGCAATGCTCACCATTATTGCAGCAGGGACTGGAAATATGGCAGTTTCAGCAGATAATGGGGCAGAAGAACCTGAATTTTTTCTGGAAACAGATAAAGCAGAGTATTCCGGAGATGAATCAATTACAGAAACCTTTAGGATTCAAAATACTGTTCAAAGCAGTATAACCGGAATCAAAATCCAGGGAAGTATTCCACAGGGATATAAGGAAGATGGCGAAAAAACAGAAGGGGAAAAGTGGAATCGTGAAATAAAGGAAGTAAAAGCAGGAGCAGAGGCTGAAATAACCGTCTGTTTGGCGAAAGAGAAAACGAAGGAGAATCAAGACCCATCGGTGACAGAGCCTCCTCAGAAAGGAAAAGAACCCGCAAAATCGGTTGCTCCTCAGGGAAAAGGAGATGCAGCAAAACCCGGGAACAAGCCTTTCAAAAACGATTCCGTAAAAACGGGAGATTCTAACCAGGTATCCGTGTGGATCGTGTTGGTATTAGTGAGTCTTGGTGTTGTGGCTTTTTGTGTTAAAAAAAAGAAGGGTAAGGGATTGCTCACATTTATCCTCATAGCTGCGGCAGCGGGAAGCTGTCTGGGGGGGATGGAAACTTCTGTAAAAGCAGAGGAAAGGGAACTGGCAGAAAGGACAGCAGAGGTAACAAAGAGAATATGGGTCAATGGTGAGGAAATGATGTTGAAGGCAGAAATTTTTTACAAAGTAGAAAAAGAAAGTGAAAACAGTACAGATTTATCCCTGGAAGGCTATACGCTGAAATGGGAGGAGAATTTTGACGGAACTGAGCTGGACCGGAGCAATTGGAATGTAGAGCTTCATAATCCGGGATGGGTAAACGCGGAGCTGCAGTCTTATGAAGACTCTGCGGAAAATATCTATGTGAAAGATGGTGAACTGGTACTCAAGGCAGTAAAAAAGGTAGATGAAAGCGGAGATGTCTCCTATACTTCCGGACGCATCAATACACAGAAAAAACAGGATTATAAATACGGAATGTTTGAAGCAAAGATAAAAGTTCCTGAAGGGAAAGGATTTTTGCCGGCCTTCTGGATGATGCCTACGGATGAAAATCTTTACGGTCAATGGCCAAAGTGCGGTGAGATTGATATTATGGAAGTCCTTGGAGACAAGACAGATACTGCACACGGAACACTTCATTTTGGGGAACCCCACACCCAGGATCAGGGAACCTACGTCCTGGAGGAAGGAGATTTTTCTGATGAATATCATGTATTCTCCTGTGAATGGGAACCCGGAAAAATCCGTTTTTATGTTGATGGAAAACTTTATCATACAGCCCAGAGATGGTTTTCTAAAAAAGAAGGATTCGGTGAGGTAGCATATCCGGCACCTTATGACCAGCCTTTCTATATGATTTTGAATCTGGCTGTAGGTGGAAGCTGGGTAGGATACCCGGATGACAGTACTGCATTTGATGAAAATGCGGAAATGCATGTAGATTACGTCAGAGTATATCAGAAGGATTCTTATGATGAAAATGTGACAAAACCGGATCCTGAAGAGGTGGATTTGAGAGAACCGGACGCAAGCGGAAACTACTGTATCAACGGTGATTTTTCTTCGGCGGAGGATTTGAATGACAATAAGGACTGGGAATTCCTACTGGCTGGTGCAGGAGATGCAGAAGCATTTATTACAGATAACAGAATTTGCATTAAAACGAAAAATCCAGGTGATTTGGATTACAGCGTACAGCTTGTCCAGGCGGGGCTGCCGATAGAATACGGCAAAAAGTATAAGTTCAGCTTTGATGCGTGGGCAGCACAGGAACGGACTATTTTTACCGGCATAACAGCGCCGGATCATAATTTCGGACGTTACCTCCAGGATACAAAGGCTGAACTGAAAACAGAAAAAAGTCATTATGAATATTTCTTTGATATGCGGAGTGAATCAGATGCAAATGGAAGAATAGAATTCAATCTGGGAAACCAAGGTTCTGCGGCAGATGTATATATCACGAATGTGAGACTGGAACAAGTGGGAGAAGCAGAGGTTCCGGATGATAAGAAAACGGTGTTACCAGATGGTAATTACGTGTATAACGGAGCATTTCAGGAGGGAAGCAGCCGAATGGACTATTGGGAGGTCCAGGAAGGGGCAGATGCTGTTGTCACAAATGAGAATAATGTAAGGAGATTAAAAGTTACAGCGCCGGTGGGAACATCTGCTGATAAGCCGGTACTTATTTCACAGAGAGAACTGGGTATGGTGGGCGGTACCTCTTATGCACTTAGTTTTACTGCAGAGGGGGATGTGAATAAGCACCTGGGTGTACAGGTGGCCGGTGAAAGTCTTGAACCGGCCAGGCTTATAGGTCAGGAGAACAACTATACATACAAATTTACCATTACAGAGGAAAGCAGAGACCGTGATCTGATATTCTTCATTGAGGAGCCAGGAACCTTTTATCTGGATAATGTCCGTATTGTAGAGGATGAATTGATTAAAAACGGCAGCTTTGATGCCGGATTCGCAGGATATGAATTCTATAAGGATCAAAGTGCCGATGCCTCGGCAGTGGTGGACAGCCTTAAAGAAGCAAATGCGGCGGATTTTACAATAGGGGATACAGGCGATCAGGCCTGGAAGATTCAACTGAAGCAGAATAATGTAGAGCTGGAAGAAGGTCAGTGGTACCGGCTTACCCTGGATGCGAAATCCAGTATGGAGCGAGACATAATGTTTGCGATACAGAGGGATGGAAGCGCAGATGACAACTGGGATCCATATTCCGGTGAAAAGATTGTAAAACTGGAACAGGAGTATCAGTCCTTCCGGCTGGAATTTCAAATGACAAAGCCAACGGATCTGAGATCGATTCTGAGCATCTCTATGGGAGCTGTCAACGGGATAAGGATTACGGAGCCACATCAAATAGTGATCGACAACATCAATCTGGAAAAGATAGACGAACCTGATGAGCCGGACATCACACCCCCCGTTGTCCCGACACCTGAAGAAGAACTGATTGTTCAGGGGGACTTTTCAGAAGACAACGGTGTTTGGGAAAAGTACATATTTGATCCCGAATACGGGACCATGCAGATTACAGATGGTAAGTTTATTTGTGAGGTTAAAAATCCCGGCACTGAGGAATGGCATCTGCAGCTGAAGCAGCATAATCTGTTTCTGGAAAAAGGGGCAGTCTATGAAGTTACCATGCGGATTCAGTCTTCAGCATCCAGAACAGTGAAATGGGCATTGCTCAGTCAGTCATATGAATGGTATGGCGGAGAGGAACTGGAACTGACAGAGGAGGAGGAAAAACAAGTCTGCTATACCTTTACAGTGGATAAGGAGAGTGATCCGTCTATAGATTTTGTGTTATCCATGGGGAAAACAGGTGATATCGTACCGGAATCCGTGATTGAAGTGGATGATATCAGTATTATAAAAAAATAG
- a CDS encoding DUF2284 domain-containing protein, translating into MQEEDLITAAEEAGFAKAAVMNTEDLVFQHEFRRFCQQNDCGNYGSNYGCPPYCGTPEEMESRVMQYRRAVVFQSKTPVSNIFDNEETKQIKKIHTRMTLRTVEELKRRGLDENGMLVMCGPCNLCESCNMPEGKPCVQEQSRFSCLSAYCIDAAKMAKHCNMDMQWNGDVASFFSMYLFDKK; encoded by the coding sequence ATGCAGGAAGAAGATTTGATCACAGCAGCTGAGGAAGCAGGGTTTGCAAAGGCCGCTGTCATGAACACGGAAGATTTGGTATTTCAACATGAGTTCCGCAGATTCTGCCAGCAAAATGACTGCGGAAATTATGGCAGTAACTATGGATGTCCACCTTACTGCGGAACCCCAGAGGAGATGGAAAGCAGAGTTATGCAGTACCGCCGGGCAGTAGTTTTCCAATCCAAAACTCCGGTGAGCAACATTTTTGACAATGAGGAGACAAAACAGATTAAAAAGATACATACGCGGATGACACTGCGTACGGTGGAGGAATTAAAGAGAAGAGGTCTGGATGAGAACGGCATGCTTGTCATGTGCGGCCCCTGTAACTTATGCGAGTCGTGCAATATGCCGGAAGGAAAACCATGCGTGCAGGAGCAGAGCAGATTTTCATGCCTGTCCGCGTATTGTATAGATGCAGCGAAAATGGCTAAACACTGCAATATGGATATGCAGTGGAATGGGGATGTGGCCTCTTTTTTCAGCATGTATCTCTTCGATAAAAAATAA
- a CDS encoding glycoside hydrolase family 31 protein, giving the protein MLWICPYITPDTLQYRQAKAMDILIKNPDGKPLITEWWNGYSAALDLSNPAAVEWLDKQLEALREIGVDGFKFDGADVLYYPDDIITAGSVTPNDMARLWCAYAEKYAFNELRMAFKAGGMALMQRLCDKPHNWGEEGIRALVPDTLMQGITGHPFGSPDMIGGGEYMNFQENSGNLDQELFNRHSEIACLLPVMQFSAAPWRVLGKESYDRILKSVKLRERYAPKILELAHHAARTGEPAARYMAYEFPEGGYERVNDQFMLGEDILVAPICEKGRTSRNVAVPKGRWRFQGTVIESEGGVMELTPEEGVPIVLEKCE; this is encoded by the coding sequence ATGCTTTGGATCTGTCCTTACATCACACCAGACACCCTGCAGTACCGCCAGGCGAAAGCAATGGATATTCTGATCAAGAATCCGGACGGGAAGCCTCTTATCACAGAATGGTGGAACGGTTATTCCGCTGCCCTGGATCTGTCAAACCCGGCTGCCGTTGAATGGCTGGACAAGCAGTTGGAGGCCCTTAGGGAGATAGGCGTTGACGGTTTTAAATTTGACGGAGCAGATGTGCTGTATTATCCTGATGATATAATAACCGCAGGGAGTGTCACACCTAACGACATGGCACGCTTATGGTGTGCTTATGCGGAGAAGTATGCTTTTAATGAGCTGCGCATGGCCTTTAAGGCCGGGGGCATGGCCCTGATGCAGAGGCTCTGTGACAAGCCCCACAATTGGGGGGAGGAGGGCATCCGGGCACTTGTGCCTGACACTCTGATGCAGGGGATCACAGGACATCCTTTTGGAAGCCCGGATATGATCGGAGGCGGGGAATATATGAATTTCCAGGAGAACAGCGGGAATCTGGACCAGGAGCTGTTTAACCGCCACAGTGAGATCGCCTGCCTTCTGCCTGTCATGCAGTTTTCTGCAGCGCCGTGGAGGGTGCTGGGAAAGGAAAGCTATGACAGGATACTAAAAAGTGTGAAACTGAGAGAGCGTTACGCACCAAAGATCCTGGAGCTGGCCCATCATGCGGCCCGTACGGGGGAGCCTGCTGCCAGGTATATGGCATATGAATTCCCGGAGGGCGGTTATGAAAGAGTGAATGACCAGTTTATGCTGGGGGAAGATATTTTAGTGGCGCCCATCTGTGAAAAAGGCAGGACATCCAGAAATGTGGCTGTGCCAAAGGGCAGATGGCGTTTTCAGGGCACTGTGATCGAGAGCGAAGGGGGCGTCATGGAGCTTACTCCTGAGGAAGGCGTGCCGATCGTGCTCGAAAAATGCGAATAA
- a CDS encoding GH36-type glycosyl hydrolase domain-containing protein: MKYGYFDEEKKEYVITRPDTPAPWVNYLGSPEYGAIISNNAGGYSFEKSGANGRILRYVFNNFDQPGRYIYIRDQENKDFWSASWQPVGKPQDVYQCECRHGTAYTNMRAEYSEISSEVLYYVPLGAAYEVWRLRLTNNSDRPRNLCVTGYAEFTNNSNYEQDQVNLQYSQFITQTAFRGNRICQMIHANLDQLEPGKDVDDKQVTERFFGLAGNPVTSWCGDKDGFLGRYHGYDAPKGVIEGKLSCLPNYNGNGCGALSSDFVLKPGEAKEVVFVLGMKKDAEVEEILKRYEIPETVCREEFHKLVKYWHGYLSHFQVKTPSREFNTMVNTWNAYNCFMTFIWSRAASFIYCGLRNGYGYRDTVQDIQGIIHLAPDMALEKIRFMLSAQADNGGGLPLVKFTHNPGHEDTPDDASYVKETGHPAYRADDALWLFPTVYKYIAETGNMDFIDEVIPFANRGKATVYEHLKRAVKFSMDHLGRHGMPAGLYADWNDCLRLGKDGESTFVAMQFYYAMTILKKFAKYKEDVEYMEFLCERQKKLEELIQKFCWDEGRFIRGFTENGEIIGKSTDPEANLWLNPQSWAVISGVANEEQADRVLDVVEKRLNTEYGLVLMDPPYHAHAFDGALAVIYNPGTKENAGIFSQSQGWIILAEALRGHGERAFTYFMENAPAAQNDRADIRKLEPYCYGQFTEGKDSPNFGRSHVHWLTGTASTIMVGCVEGILGIRPDFYGIRLAPAIPKEWEEYEVEKDFRGCHLHIKVKNPGHVESGCEKLVVNGNVVTGSYIPADLLTEQTDIELFIS, encoded by the coding sequence ATGAAATATGGATATTTTGATGAAGAAAAAAAGGAATATGTGATCACGAGACCGGATACGCCGGCTCCATGGGTTAATTATCTGGGCTCTCCGGAATATGGCGCGATTATCTCCAATAACGCAGGTGGGTACAGCTTTGAAAAATCAGGTGCCAATGGACGGATTCTGCGCTATGTGTTTAACAATTTTGACCAGCCGGGCCGTTACATCTATATCAGAGATCAGGAAAATAAGGATTTCTGGTCTGCCTCCTGGCAGCCGGTAGGAAAACCTCAGGATGTATATCAGTGTGAGTGCCGTCATGGAACTGCCTACACGAACATGAGAGCAGAGTACAGTGAAATCAGTTCGGAGGTACTGTATTATGTACCATTGGGGGCAGCGTATGAGGTGTGGAGACTCCGTCTGACCAACAATTCCGACAGGCCCAGAAACCTATGCGTGACAGGATATGCAGAATTTACAAACAACAGTAATTATGAGCAGGATCAGGTGAATCTGCAGTATTCCCAGTTTATTACACAGACAGCTTTCCGTGGTAACAGAATCTGTCAGATGATACACGCAAACCTGGATCAATTGGAACCCGGGAAAGATGTAGATGATAAGCAGGTGACAGAACGGTTCTTTGGATTGGCAGGAAATCCGGTTACCTCCTGGTGTGGTGATAAGGATGGATTTTTGGGACGATATCACGGTTATGATGCTCCGAAAGGTGTAATAGAGGGGAAGCTGAGCTGCCTGCCTAATTATAATGGAAACGGCTGCGGTGCCCTCAGTTCGGATTTCGTCCTTAAACCAGGTGAGGCCAAGGAAGTTGTTTTTGTTCTGGGAATGAAGAAAGATGCAGAGGTGGAGGAAATTTTAAAAAGATATGAAATTCCGGAAACTGTATGCAGAGAAGAATTTCATAAACTGGTGAAGTATTGGCATGGTTATCTGTCACATTTTCAAGTAAAGACACCCAGTCGGGAATTTAATACAATGGTGAATACGTGGAATGCGTACAATTGTTTTATGACCTTTATCTGGTCCAGGGCAGCATCTTTTATCTACTGTGGACTGAGAAACGGATATGGATATCGGGATACGGTACAGGATATCCAGGGAATCATCCATCTCGCTCCGGATATGGCGTTGGAGAAAATTCGTTTTATGCTTTCCGCCCAGGCAGACAATGGCGGTGGGCTTCCGCTTGTAAAATTCACGCACAATCCAGGACATGAAGATACGCCGGATGATGCTTCCTATGTAAAGGAGACAGGCCATCCGGCATATAGAGCTGATGACGCTTTGTGGCTGTTCCCTACGGTTTATAAATATATTGCTGAGACAGGTAATATGGATTTCATTGACGAAGTGATTCCATTTGCAAACCGTGGAAAAGCAACTGTTTATGAACATCTGAAACGTGCGGTTAAGTTTTCCATGGATCATCTGGGGAGACACGGAATGCCTGCAGGGTTATATGCAGACTGGAATGACTGCCTGAGACTTGGAAAAGATGGTGAATCTACATTTGTGGCAATGCAGTTTTATTATGCCATGACAATATTGAAAAAATTCGCAAAATATAAAGAAGATGTGGAATATATGGAATTTCTTTGTGAAAGGCAGAAGAAACTTGAGGAACTCATCCAGAAATTCTGCTGGGATGAGGGGCGATTTATCCGAGGATTCACAGAAAATGGAGAGATAATCGGAAAATCCACTGATCCGGAGGCAAATTTGTGGCTGAATCCACAAAGCTGGGCCGTTATCAGCGGGGTGGCAAATGAAGAACAGGCTGATCGGGTATTGGATGTTGTTGAGAAAAGACTGAATACGGAATATGGATTAGTTTTGATGGATCCACCGTACCATGCACATGCCTTTGACGGAGCACTTGCAGTAATCTACAATCCAGGTACCAAAGAAAATGCGGGTATTTTTTCACAATCTCAGGGATGGATCATTCTGGCGGAAGCATTGAGAGGACATGGTGAACGCGCATTTACCTACTTTATGGAAAATGCGCCTGCAGCACAGAATGACAGGGCAGATATACGTAAATTGGAGCCATATTGTTACGGACAGTTTACAGAAGGAAAAGACAGTCCCAATTTTGGCCGTTCGCATGTGCATTGGCTTACAGGGACCGCATCGACGATCATGGTTGGATGTGTGGAAGGAATTCTTGGAATACGTCCGGATTTTTACGGAATCAGGCTTGCCCCGGCTATTCCAAAGGAATGGGAAGAATATGAAGTAGAAAAAGATTTCAGAGGCTGTCATCTTCATATTAAGGTAAAGAATCCGGGGCATGTGGAATCGGGCTGTGAAAAACTGGTGGTTAATGGGAACGTGGTTACTGGCAGTTATATTCCGGCGGACCTCTTAACAGAGCAGACGGACATTGAATTGTTTATTTCATAA
- a CDS encoding flavin reductase family protein yields the protein MSKIEWKPGNMLYPLPAVMVTAADEEGHDNIITVAWAGTVCTNPPMVSISVRPERYSYKMLCSTREFVINLTTEKLAFATDYCGVRSGKDVDKFKMTGLSREEASHVGAPMIKESPVSIECRVKEITEYGSHSMFLADVLAVHVDKEYMDEKGKFDLALANPIVYSHGEYYGLGKKLGTFGYSIKKRRKKKSRK from the coding sequence ATGTCTAAAATAGAATGGAAGCCCGGAAACATGCTTTATCCGCTCCCCGCTGTCATGGTGACTGCGGCGGATGAAGAAGGGCATGACAATATTATCACTGTGGCATGGGCAGGGACGGTCTGTACCAATCCGCCCATGGTATCCATCTCCGTAAGGCCGGAGCGCTATTCTTATAAGATGCTCTGCAGCACCAGGGAGTTTGTCATAAATCTGACTACAGAAAAGCTGGCATTTGCCACAGATTACTGCGGGGTGAGATCAGGAAAGGACGTGGACAAGTTCAAAATGACCGGACTTTCCAGGGAGGAGGCTTCCCATGTGGGTGCCCCTATGATAAAAGAATCACCGGTCTCCATAGAGTGCCGCGTGAAGGAAATTACGGAATACGGAAGCCACAGCATGTTTCTTGCAGACGTGCTGGCAGTACATGTGGACAAAGAATACATGGATGAGAAGGGAAAATTTGACCTGGCTCTTGCAAACCCTATAGTCTATTCCCACGGAGAATACTATGGTCTGGGGAAAAAGCTGGGCACCTTTGGATACAGTATTAAGAAGCGCAGAAAGAAGAAAAGCAGAAAATGA
- a CDS encoding UDP-N-acetylglucosamine 1-carboxyvinyltransferase, with amino-acid sequence MEQYVIKGGNPLVGEVEIGGAKNAALAILAAAIMTDEMVYIENLPDVRDINVLLEAIREIGASVERVSPTEVKITGSTIANISVEYEYIKKIRASYYLLGALLGKYKTAEVPLPGGCNIGSRPIDQHLKGFRALGASVDIMHGAVVAKAEKLTGKHIFLDMVSVGATINIMMAAAMADGNTTIENAAREPHVVDVANFLNSMGANIKGAGTDVIRIKGVEKLHGTSYSIIPDQIEAGTFMCAAAATMGDIMVKNVIPKHLEATTAKLEEIGCEVEEFDDAVRVVASKRLKRTHVKTMPYPGYPTDMQPQFTVALTLAEGTSIVTESIFENRFKYADELSRMGANIKVESNTAIIDGVHKLTGARVSAPDLRAGAALVIAGLAAEGLTIVDDIVYIQRGYERFEEKLRNLGAEIEKVSSEKEIQKFQLRVG; translated from the coding sequence ATGGAACAATATGTTATCAAAGGCGGTAACCCGTTAGTCGGCGAAGTAGAGATCGGCGGCGCGAAGAATGCGGCACTGGCCATCCTTGCGGCGGCAATCATGACGGATGAAATGGTTTACATTGAGAACTTACCGGACGTACGTGACATCAATGTTTTATTAGAGGCGATCAGGGAGATTGGCGCGTCTGTTGAGCGGGTCAGCCCCACAGAGGTGAAGATCACAGGTTCTACCATAGCCAACATCAGTGTGGAATATGAATATATCAAGAAGATCAGAGCGTCCTACTATCTGCTGGGCGCATTACTTGGAAAATATAAGACTGCGGAAGTTCCTCTTCCCGGAGGCTGTAACATCGGAAGCAGGCCCATTGACCAGCATCTGAAAGGTTTCCGGGCTCTTGGCGCGTCCGTTGATATTATGCACGGCGCAGTTGTAGCCAAGGCGGAGAAGCTGACAGGAAAGCATATCTTCCTGGATATGGTATCTGTGGGTGCGACCATCAATATCATGATGGCAGCAGCCATGGCGGACGGCAATACCACCATTGAGAACGCGGCCAGAGAGCCTCACGTGGTGGATGTGGCCAACTTTTTGAACAGTATGGGTGCCAACATCAAAGGCGCCGGTACGGATGTTATCCGTATTAAGGGCGTGGAGAAGCTTCACGGCACCAGTTATTCCATCATCCCGGATCAGATCGAGGCGGGTACTTTCATGTGCGCGGCAGCAGCCACCATGGGGGATATCATGGTGAAGAACGTGATACCCAAGCATCTGGAGGCTACCACTGCCAAGTTAGAAGAGATCGGATGTGAGGTGGAGGAGTTCGACGACGCGGTCCGCGTAGTGGCATCCAAACGCCTGAAACGCACCCATGTTAAGACTATGCCTTATCCAGGCTATCCCACTGACATGCAGCCCCAGTTTACCGTGGCTCTGACACTGGCAGAGGGGACAAGCATTGTGACAGAGTCCATTTTTGAGAACCGTTTTAAGTATGCGGATGAACTATCCCGTATGGGAGCCAATATCAAGGTGGAGAGTAATACAGCTATTATAGATGGTGTGCATAAACTGACAGGTGCAAGGGTAAGTGCGCCCGATCTGCGTGCGGGGGCTGCGCTTGTTATTGCAGGACTGGCAGCGGAAGGCCTTACCATTGTGGATGATATTGTTTATATCCAGAGGGGATACGAGCGCTTTGAGGAGAAATTAAGAAATCTGGGAGCTGAGATCGAGAAGGTGTCCAGTGAGAAGGAAATACAGAAATTTCAGCTTCGTGTAGGCTGA
- a CDS encoding shikimate kinase, translating to MKRNIVLIGMPGVGKSTVGVILAKVLGYQFIDADLVIQERENRLLRDIIAQDGLEGFLKAEEKANIQVAGEAKKAVIATGGSVVYCEQAMRHLSGTGQIVYLKLDYDTLDKRLCNLKGRGVVLKDGQDLRGLYDERIPLYEKYADITVDEKNLDVEETLQKIVERLKQ from the coding sequence ATGAAAAGAAACATAGTATTGATCGGAATGCCCGGCGTGGGCAAAAGTACAGTGGGAGTCATTCTGGCAAAGGTACTGGGCTATCAGTTCATAGACGCGGATCTGGTGATCCAGGAAAGGGAGAACCGGCTGCTCCGTGACATCATTGCCCAGGACGGGCTGGAAGGATTCCTGAAAGCGGAGGAAAAGGCAAATATACAGGTTGCCGGGGAGGCGAAGAAAGCAGTGATCGCCACAGGAGGGAGCGTGGTGTACTGCGAACAGGCCATGCGGCACCTGTCCGGGACAGGGCAGATCGTATATTTGAAGCTGGACTATGATACCCTTGACAAACGTCTCTGTAATTTGAAGGGGCGGGGCGTTGTCTTAAAGGACGGTCAGGACCTGAGAGGTCTTTACGATGAACGCATACCATTGTACGAAAAATATGCGGATATCACAGTTGATGAGAAAAATCTGGACGTGGAGGAAACTTTACAGAAAATAGTAGAGAGACTGAAACAGTGA
- a CDS encoding AraC family transcriptional regulator has translation MTLSKDWCKTELSNIERDIEHRSIIEEYHFYNAVKSGDMEAVNKNCDEGAFTNPAGVGVLSKNPLTNIKYHFVVTAAFITRYCIEGGLEAEQAYRLSDFYILKMDSCTSIEQVSELHHTMARDFTGKMILLQKQSIISKPVMQCVDYIYSHIKERITIQSLAECTGLSTGYLSRVFKENLGISVSDYIREKKIEKATHLLRYSDKSFVDIAHYLSFSSQSHFIHTFENFTGMTPKKYREKYYKAMW, from the coding sequence ATGACTTTATCCAAAGACTGGTGTAAAACCGAATTAAGTAATATTGAACGTGATATTGAACACCGCTCCATCATTGAAGAATATCATTTTTATAATGCTGTAAAATCCGGTGATATGGAAGCTGTAAACAAAAACTGCGACGAAGGAGCTTTCACCAATCCGGCCGGTGTGGGAGTCCTCTCAAAAAATCCACTTACCAATATAAAATACCATTTTGTTGTCACAGCCGCCTTTATCACAAGATACTGTATTGAAGGGGGGCTGGAAGCAGAGCAGGCATATCGTTTAAGCGATTTTTATATTTTAAAGATGGACTCCTGTACCAGTATTGAACAAGTATCTGAACTGCATCATACTATGGCCAGAGACTTTACCGGTAAGATGATACTTCTTCAGAAACAAAGCATTATTTCTAAACCGGTAATGCAATGCGTTGATTATATTTACAGCCACATTAAAGAACGCATTACCATTCAATCTCTTGCAGAGTGTACTGGTCTTTCCACCGGTTATTTATCCCGGGTTTTTAAAGAAAATCTCGGTATCTCTGTAAGCGATTATATTCGTGAGAAAAAAATAGAAAAGGCCACTCACTTATTACGTTATTCTGATAAAAGTTTTGTGGATATTGCACACTACCTGTCCTTTTCTTCTCAAAGTCATTTTATTCATACCTTTGAAAATTTCACCGGCATGACCCCCAAAAAGTATCGTGAGAAATACTATAAAGCCATGTGGTGA